The genome window AAGCGTTCGCCCAGTTCATCCGCATGTGGATGTATCAAAACAATCGGCTGAATTCGCCGCTGATTCTGGCCGGTGAAAGCTACGGCACATTCCGCTCCGCCGGTTTGTCCAACGTCCTCTGGCAGCACCACATCCCGGTGACCGGCATCGTGCTGCTTTCGAGCGTGCTGAACTTCGATACGCTGCGACCCTCCTACAGCAACGACCGGCCCTACTGGCTGATGTTGCCCACGCAGACGGCGATTGCCTGGCATTACCACAAGCTCGCACCTCAATATCAAAAGGAAACTTTACCCGAGGCGGTAAAGCAGTCCGAGGAGTGGGCCGAAACCAACTATCAACACTACCTCGATTTGGGGGATGCTCTCCAGGGCGCTCCGCGCCAACAGGCCCTGAAAGAAATGTCGGCACTGACGGGTCTTTCGCCGCAGTTTCTGGACGGTTGGAATCTACGTATTTCCACCGCTCTGTTTGATTCTTCCTTGTTGCGCGACCGGCGCAAAATCATCGGCCGCTATGACGGCACACAGATCGGAACCAACCGCACGCCGGGTGACATCCGCCCCGATTACGACGCCAGTTCCGACCTCGATACCGCCTACCAGCACGAGTTCGTCGAGTACCTGCGCAATAATCTCGACTACAGGTCCACGCTCGAGTACGGTCAGTATGGCCTCGGCGGCTCGGGCTTTCCGGGCTGGAGCTACAACATCAGCAGCGGTGGCCGCTTTGGCCGTGGCAGCAGTGGCCCCGGCAACGCCAATGACGACGTGAGCCAGGATCTCGAACGCGCCTTCGCTCAGGATCCCTCGCTACGCGTCATGCTCTGCGAGGGTTACTTTGACCAGGCTACGCCCATGCTGGAGGCGACGTACAGCATGCGCCACCTGTTCATCACGCCCGCCGAACAGACCCACATCTCGATTGAGCACTACGAGTCCGGCCACATGATTTACGCCATCAAGGGCACCCGCGAGAAGCTGCACCGCGACTTTGACGCCTTCGTGCGCTCTGTCACTGGAGCTGGACAATAGGTAGCAGACGCCACAACCTATCACGTCGCCCGCCGCATCGCAGCGAGCGATGTTGCTCATCCTGGCGATTCTGCTGCTGGTGTCGTGGTGGTTCCTTTGGGGAATCTTCCATCTCGCCGGCAGCGGCATTCATCTCGCCTTGGCCGTCGGAATCGGAATTCTCGTCCTTCGGCTCGTCCGCCTGAGCGATGCGCGCCATCCTCCTACAGCCCAGGTCTCTGCTAACATCGAGAAACCATGACTAGCATCATTCCAGATCAGGACGGTCTTCCCCTGGAGGCTGAAACCGCATTGGCGCAGCGTTCGCTTGCCACTGCGGACACTACCCTGCTCTGGATGGTCCTATGGCCCTAGCCGAACCCTCCCATTGCGTCCCCAGAGGTTTTCTGCGCTGTATCACCTGCGGTGCACACCCAGGTGCTCTCGCCAATGATGCGCTCTGTCCCTCCTGCGGCGATTTGCTCGAATGGATATGGGACGATGGCTTTTGGCATGCGCGCACTCCTGCCCAGTGGCAGGCTCTTTGGCGTGCGCGCCGTACCAGCAATGCCCCGCTCGATCGCAGCGGCGTGTGGCGCTTCCGCGAAATGCTGCCGCTGCTGGCGGACACGGAGCAACCCGTAACCCTGCAGGAAGGCAACACCCCCCTCTATCCTCTGCCCCGCTACGGTGCGGCAATCGGCGTCGGAAATCTTTTTGCCAAGCATCAAGGCGCCAATCCGACCGGTTCGTTCAAAGACACCGGCATGACCGCCGCGGTTTCTGCGGCGCGCGCTGCGGGCGCGCGCTGGCTGGCCTGTGCCTCAACTGGAAACACCTCGGCCTCGATGGCCGCCTATGCTGCGCGCGCCGGCCTAGGCTGCCTGGTGCTCGTTCCCGAGGGCAAAATCTCGTGGGGCAAGCTGGCGCAGGCACTCGACTACGGCGCGCTCACCTGCCAACTGCGTACCGACTTTGACGGCTGCGTGCGCATTCTCAAAGAGGTCATCGCCCGCTTTCCGGCCGCAACCGTAAATTCGATCAACCCTAACCGGATTGAAGGTCAAAAAACCGTCGCAGTCGAAATAGCTGAGGCGTTCGACTGGCAAGCCCCCGATCACGTTGTCGTTCCCGGTGGCAACCTGGCCAATGCTTCCGCGCTGGGCAAGGGATTTTTGGAAATGCGTCCCTGGGGCCTGATCGCGCGCGTTCCCCGCATCTCGATCATCCAGGCGCAAGGCGCGAATCCATTGGTTCGGTGCTGGCGCAATGGGGGTGAACAGATGGTTCCAGTCGTAGCCGATACGCTCGCCAGCGCCATCCGCATCGGCAATCCGGCCTCCTGGAATAAAGCCGTGCGCGTGCTGCACGAAACCGGCGGTGAGTGCCTTGATGTAACCGAGGCAGAAATCGCCGAGGCCAAAGCCACGCTGGGGCGCGAAGGCGTCGCCTGTGAGCCGGCCTCCGCAACCACACTGGCAGGCGCTGCCAAGCTTGCGCGCCTAGGACGCATTCGCTCCAGCGAATCAGTCGTTCTCATTCTGACCGGGCACGGGCTGAAAGACCCCGATATTACGCTTGCCTTGCACCGCGGCCAACTTCCCTTCCCCATTGATCCACCGCTGCGCCGCGCTCCGTTGGTGCTCGAACCGCAGGCGGACGCTGTTCTCCATTTACTGGATGCGGAAGTAAACTAAGAATTTCCGTGCTTCCCATCCTCGTTCATTTTGGCGGTTTCGTCATTCACACCTATGGCGTAATGATTGCGCTCGGCGCGGTGGCGCTGATTTACGTCGCATGGCATTGGGCCGAACGCTTCGGAATTGACCCGGAAAAGCATTTTCGGGGCGCCGTCTACCTGGCTTTGGCGGGCATCATCGGCCCGAAGCTGTTCCTGGTGATTCAGGACTTTCATTTCTACGTTCGTCAGCCCGCTGCTCTGCTCACCGTTAGTTTCTGGGAGTCGGGCGGCATTTTTTACGGCGGCATCGTGTGCGGCCTGCTGGTCCTGACGGCTTACACGTATCGCCATAAGCTGAGCTGGTTTGGGGTCGCGGATGCGCTGGCGCCGGGCATTGCTATTGGACAGTCGATTGGCCGCCTGGGCTGCTTTTCCGCCGGCTGCTGCTGGGGCAAGCCCACCACCGGTTTCTTCGGCTATACCTTCCACAGCGCGTACGCACATGCGACTGTCGGCGTACCGCTCGGCGTTGAGCTCTACCCGACGCAACTGCTCATGGCGGCAGGCCAGCTCGTGATTTTCCTAATCCTCTGGCGTGTAGCGTCGCGCCGAACCTTTGACGGCCAAGTCGCTGCCATCTACCTGCTCTGTTACGGCGTCTTCCGTTTTCTAATTGATTTCTTACGCTACTACGTTCCCTCGGCGATGCTGTTTGGCGGTCTGCTCACCGACGCCCAGCTCACCAGCCTGTGCCTGATCGCCCTGGGTATTGGAATTTGGATCGCGCGCAGCCGCCTACCCGCCGCGCTCCCCGCGGGTGTGGCTAGTATTGCACCGTAATTTGCTGGCTTGTCGTCACCGCGGGGAACGAAGTGCCCTTCCGCGGTATTCCTGTGGCCGTAACGGTAATCGTCGCCGTCTGGTTTGAAGGAGTGGGCGGCAGGCCACCGCAGGCGGCGAGGGCAACACCGGCTACAATCATGGACCATGCCAGACGCTGCTTCCGGCTTTTCAGCAGCCTCAATCCGGTCAGCAGCGCGCCCAGCAGACCAAGTAGAACCCAAACCCAGCGCCCAGAGCCGCTGCCGCCCTCCCCAAGCCACGCGAACCCGCCGCTTTGGCTAGTCGATAGTGTGAACACTAGATTGCGTTGTACGGACGTATTGGTGCCGTCCAAGGTAACACTGTCTGACTGAGTCTTGAGGTCCGGCGTCGTGTAGAAACTGCAGGTGCGACCCATGTCTGCAGGGATCCCGGAGCAGCTCAAGGCGACGATTCCCGCATAATTCCCTGTGGGCGTGAGTGTGAGCGTAGTGGCTATTTGCGCCACGTTAATACTTGTGGGGTTGATCCCCATCGTAAAGCCTGCGTTCCCCGGCGCCCCTGCCACCTGCACCTGCACCGTATTCGAGGCTGCACCTGCAAAATCAGTGTTGGGGAAAAACGTTGCCTGGAGTGTATTGGTTCCGAGCGTATTCAGCACGGGGTTTACGATTGCCTGACCGCCTGTTGTAAACGCGCTGATCAGCGTCCCTGTCTGGGTCGAGGTGGTGAACAAAATGAGACCATTCGCCACCGCCGGCGTCGATGACGTCGCCGTGGCCGTAAGCGTAATGGGTACGCCCGCGGCAATCGAACTGGCCGATGCGGTCAGCACCAGCGTAACCGTAGCTTTCGTGACCGTGATGCTGCCGCTCACATAGCTGATTGCATAATTGGCATCGGCTGCTCCGGCGCATGCGGTAGCGGCAGTTGTGCCGGGTGCGGATGTCGCCGTGGCCGTGGTAGTGCAGACCGGCTGCGTGGACAGCAATTTTGCAGTATCCCCACCGACGAATCCAGTGAACAACGGTGTTACCGCCGGCGTCTCCCCATACTGCATCGTTCCGCTCGAGGCCGTAATTGTCAGCGGCGCTGGCGCCACCACCAGCGATTGCGACACCGGCGTCGCCGCGGCGTAGGTGCTATTGCCGGCCTGCATCGCCTCAACCACCACGGTGCCTGCGCCGATAACCGTGAGCGTCGAGCCGGCCACCGTCGCGGGGCCGCTGAGGATCTGAAACGTCGGCGCCAGACCGCTGGTGCTCGTCGCGCTCAGCATGATAGGCGCGGCGCCATAGCTCACCGCCGCGAGTGGACCGAAGGTGATGGTCTGCAGGCTCAATTTGGAAATCGTCAAGACGCCTGCAACGTAGCTGAAACCGTAATTCGGGTCGACCGCGCCGCTGCACGTCGTCGGGTACGTGCCTGCCGGACTGCTGCTGCTCGCCGTCGTGGCGCACGCGGGCGCAGTGGTCAGCGCGGCCGCGGTGTCTCCATTCACAAATCCTGTATACACCGGGGTAACCTTGGGGATGGCAGCTCCGAGGTTGATCGTGGCACTGGACGCGGTAATCGTCAGCGGCGCGGGCGCTACTGTCAGGCTTTGTGACACCGGCGCCGCCGCCGCGTAGGTGCTGTTCCCCGCCTGCTCGGCCTCCACGACGACGGTTCCCGCTCCGGTTACGGTCAGCGTTGTGCCCGAAACCGTTGCTGGGCCGCTCACAAGCTGAAAGGTTGGCGCCAGCCCGCTGCTGCTCGTCGCGCTCAACGTGATGGGCGCGGCTCCGTAGGTCACGCCCGCCAGCGCGCCGAACGTGATCGTCTGCGCGGTGAGATTGCTGATCGTGATCGCGCCCGGCGCGTAAGTAATCGCGTAGTTGGCGTCTACCGCCCCCGAGCACGTTGTCGGATAGGTGCCCGCAGGGCTTCCGCTTTTCGCCGTTGTGGTGCAGGTGGGCGCGGTAGTCAGCGAGGCCGCCGTATCGCCGTTAACAAAACCCGTGTAAACGGGCGTAATCGCCGGAATCGCGGCCCCTTGCGCCACCGTGGCGCTCAGACCCGTAATTTTCAGCGCCGCTGGCGTCACCGTCAGGCTCTGCTGCACCGGCGTCGCCGCCGCGTAGGTGCTGTTGCCCGCTTGCTCCGCCTCCACTACCACCGTGCCGGCGCCCGTAACCGTCAGCGTCGTGCCCGCAACCGTGGCCGGCCCGCTGACCACGCTAAACGCTGGCGCCAGTCCGCTGCTGCTGCTGGCGCTCAACGCAATGGGCGCGGCGCCGTAGCTTACGCTGGCCAGCGCACCGAACGTGATGGTCTGTACCGTCAGCTTCGTGATCGTGATCGTTCCCGATACATAGGTGAAGCTGTAATTGGCATCGACGGCGCCGTTGCACGTGGTCGGATACACTCCCGCCGGACTGCTGTTGGTGGCCGTCGTCGAACAGGTCGGCGCGGTCGTTAGCGACGCCGCCGTATCACCATTGACAAAACCTGCATACGCGGGCGTAATTTTCGGAATCGCTGTCCCGAGGGTGATGGTGGCGCTCGAAGCCGTAATCGTCAATGGCGCCGCCGTACCCGTGCCGTTGAACACTACTTTCTGGAGAGAGCCGCTCACGCCCAAATCGTCGTCGCTGAAGTTGATGTTGCCCGCGACCGCGCCTAGCACCTGCGGCGAAAACGTCACCGTCTCGCTGCAACTGCTGCCGTTCGCCACCGTCCCGGCGCTGCAGCCGCTGGCCACGAAGCCCGATCCCGGATTGCTCACCGAGGTGAAGGTCAGCGGCAGCGTGCCCAGGTTCAGGAGCGAAAACGCCGACGTACCCGTCGCGCCCAGCGCAAGGGAGCCGAAGTTGAGGGTTGGCGCAGATCTGCGGTCGATCCGCTCCATCTGTCCCGCGCTTGTGCCTTCCCAATATGCAATTCCCTTCGCGTCCACCGCCAATGCCTGACTATTGCTTGTGCCCGCGGTAGTCGCCGTAGTATAGCCGCTGGCCGCGCTCAGCATCGTGACCTGATTCGTGCTCTTGTCGTATATGTACAGGTTGCCAGCAGCATCCAGCGTCAACCCTGTTGGATTGGTGAGATCGCCCACGCCCAGCAGGTGCGTGGTGTACGCGCCGTTGTCGGGCACGGCCTCCAGCACTGCCTGCTGTCCCGGATCAGCGGCGAAAACGGTTCCATCGCCTGCCACCGCCAGCCCCCCTCCCTGCGGCAGCGTCGCCGTAACTACCGTAGACTGCACGTAGTTGCCCAACACCGGCGTTTCACGGATCACTCCGGTCGTATACGCAACGTAAATCGAGCCGCCCGCGTCTACGGCAATCTGCCCTGGTGTAGCCGGTATGCCGGGGACAAGGTTCGTCTGGGTATAGCCGCCGCCGGAGGGAGTCTCTTTGTAAATATTGCTCGTGCCCGTGTCCGAGATGTACACGTTTCCGGCACCATCTACGGCGACACCCTGTGGTGCATTGATGAACGTGCCAATCGTCGTCTGTGTATACCTGCTGCCCGATAGCTTGTCCTCATACACGCCCGGCGCAGTACCCGTGACGGCCACAAACACGTTGCCTGTG of Acidobacteriota bacterium contains these proteins:
- a CDS encoding peptidase S10 produces the protein MKSKFTLSLLALAVAATLPTFAQQTRPARNRRPNSQNSSQATAQTNAQPKTPTPAPEATPAPGRGNQMYGFEPEATDPPPVKTHHSVTIDGKTYQYTAEVGKMPIADASGKTMGHMFYVAYLVDNPDPSHPRPVTISYNGGPGYASVWVHVGGFGPRRVALNDNGSVPPPPYKLVNNADSWLDATDLVFVDAVGTGYSRATDLKNLKAATNAQGDLEAFAQFIRMWMYQNNRLNSPLILAGESYGTFRSAGLSNVLWQHHIPVTGIVLLSSVLNFDTLRPSYSNDRPYWLMLPTQTAIAWHYHKLAPQYQKETLPEAVKQSEEWAETNYQHYLDLGDALQGAPRQQALKEMSALTGLSPQFLDGWNLRISTALFDSSLLRDRRKIIGRYDGTQIGTNRTPGDIRPDYDASSDLDTAYQHEFVEYLRNNLDYRSTLEYGQYGLGGSGFPGWSYNISSGGRFGRGSSGPGNANDDVSQDLERAFAQDPSLRVMLCEGYFDQATPMLEATYSMRHLFITPAEQTHISIEHYESGHMIYAIKGTREKLHRDFDAFVRSVTGAGQ
- the thrC gene encoding threonine synthase, which translates into the protein MALAEPSHCVPRGFLRCITCGAHPGALANDALCPSCGDLLEWIWDDGFWHARTPAQWQALWRARRTSNAPLDRSGVWRFREMLPLLADTEQPVTLQEGNTPLYPLPRYGAAIGVGNLFAKHQGANPTGSFKDTGMTAAVSAARAAGARWLACASTGNTSASMAAYAARAGLGCLVLVPEGKISWGKLAQALDYGALTCQLRTDFDGCVRILKEVIARFPAATVNSINPNRIEGQKTVAVEIAEAFDWQAPDHVVVPGGNLANASALGKGFLEMRPWGLIARVPRISIIQAQGANPLVRCWRNGGEQMVPVVADTLASAIRIGNPASWNKAVRVLHETGGECLDVTEAEIAEAKATLGREGVACEPASATTLAGAAKLARLGRIRSSESVVLILTGHGLKDPDITLALHRGQLPFPIDPPLRRAPLVLEPQADAVLHLLDAEVN
- a CDS encoding prolipoprotein diacylglyceryl transferase, producing MSVLPILVHFGGFVIHTYGVMIALGAVALIYVAWHWAERFGIDPEKHFRGAVYLALAGIIGPKLFLVIQDFHFYVRQPAALLTVSFWESGGIFYGGIVCGLLVLTAYTYRHKLSWFGVADALAPGIAIGQSIGRLGCFSAGCCWGKPTTGFFGYTFHSAYAHATVGVPLGVELYPTQLLMAAGQLVIFLILWRVASRRTFDGQVAAIYLLCYGVFRFLIDFLRYYVPSAMLFGGLLTDAQLTSLCLIALGIGIWIARSRLPAALPAGVASIAP
- a CDS encoding choice-of-anchor D domain-containing protein — protein: MFYARCLPAAFFWAFVSVAIGIGLTPARACATSPVVNFGGVVVFQKTGAVPVAVARDASGNLYLADQANGEVIQQTPSGVQSVVASGLTLNAGGGAGLAVDASGNVYIGEANAVIKETPSGSTYTASTIASGYDGNAVAVDANGDVFVASSSGSGQVVEYTPNGSTYTARTIVSGNLTDGVGVDASGNIYLSYSALNEVVKLTPAAGGTYTQTNIDTTITAPGALVVDGAGDVYVIDTSFEQVTKEVPSGTSYSATAVADFSHNGLAQPLGLYVDTEGSIFVADGSLNLVLEFPALGVDFGGSAVGAATSAVTLRFYFTAGVTMGTPLALTGGVSGLDFTAAAGTCTGSFFGAQSCTMSASFKPSLAGLRLGAIELTDNTGVVQISVPVRGTGDGPQVAFGPGTATSIGGTLSTSFEAAVDGTGNVFVAVTGTAPGVYEDKLSGSRYTQTTIGTFINAPQGVAVDGAGNVYISDTGTSNIYKETPSGGGYTQTNLVPGIPATPGQIAVDAGGSIYVAYTTGVIRETPVLGNYVQSTVVTATLPQGGGLAVAGDGTVFAADPGQQAVLEAVPDNGAYTTHLLGVGDLTNPTGLTLDAAGNLYIYDKSTNQVTMLSAASGYTTATTAGTSNSQALAVDAKGIAYWEGTSAGQMERIDRRSAPTLNFGSLALGATGTSAFSLLNLGTLPLTFTSVSNPGSGFVASGCSAGTVANGSSCSETVTFSPQVLGAVAGNINFSDDDLGVSGSLQKVVFNGTGTAAPLTITASSATITLGTAIPKITPAYAGFVNGDTAASLTTAPTCSTTATNSSPAGVYPTTCNGAVDANYSFTYVSGTITITKLTVQTITFGALASVSYGAAPIALSASSSSGLAPAFSVVSGPATVAGTTLTVTGAGTVVVEAEQAGNSTYAAATPVQQSLTVTPAALKITGLSATVAQGAAIPAITPVYTGFVNGDTAASLTTAPTCTTTAKSGSPAGTYPTTCSGAVDANYAITYAPGAITISNLTAQTITFGALAGVTYGAAPITLSATSSSGLAPTFQLVSGPATVSGTTLTVTGAGTVVVEAEQAGNSTYAAAAPVSQSLTVAPAPLTITASSATINLGAAIPKVTPVYTGFVNGDTAAALTTAPACATTASSSSPAGTYPTTCSGAVDPNYGFSYVAGVLTISKLSLQTITFGPLAAVSYGAAPIMLSATSTSGLAPTFQILSGPATVAGSTLTVIGAGTVVVEAMQAGNSTYAAATPVSQSLVVAPAPLTITASSGTMQYGETPAVTPLFTGFVGGDTAKLLSTQPVCTTTATATSAPGTTAATACAGAADANYAISYVSGSITVTKATVTLVLTASASSIAAGVPITLTATATSSTPAVANGLILFTTSTQTGTLISAFTTGGQAIVNPVLNTLGTNTLQATFFPNTDFAGAASNTVQVQVAGAPGNAGFTMGINPTSINVAQIATTLTLTPTGNYAGIVALSCSGIPADMGRTCSFYTTPDLKTQSDSVTLDGTNTSVQRNLVFTLSTSQSGGFAWLGEGGSGSGRWVWVLLGLLGALLTGLRLLKSRKQRLAWSMIVAGVALAACGGLPPTPSNQTATITVTATGIPRKGTSFPAVTTSQQITVQY